ACCATCTCAACAACCTCTGATCGCACGGCATAAAGAGGCTTTAGTCTCGGCAAAGCCTCATGGTATGCTCGCCACGATGATCGCATCCCGCATACAACACCCGTTCAGTGAGCCCCCCACGGTCGTGCTCTATCACGCCGAATGTGCCGATGGATTCGGCGCCGCCTGGGCGATTTGGAATCGATTCCCCACGGCCCGGTTCATTCCCGTCAAACACGGCAATCCTCCTCCTCCAGGGCTCCAGGGCCAACGAGTCGTCATCGTGGATTTTAGCTATGCCCGTGAAACGCTGGAAGCTATCGCCAAGGACGCGCAGGCCCTCCTCATACTGGATCACCACACCACCGCAGAAAAGGCCCTTGTCGGTTTGCCCTATGCGTACTTCGACATGAAAAGATCCGGTGCGGTCCTGGCCTGGGAATGGGCGCACGATCAGCCGGTGCCCTGGCTCCTCCAGTATATTCAAGACAAAGACCTCTGGACCTGGGCGCTCCCCTCCAGCCGGGAAATCAGTGCGGCTCTTGCCTCCTATCCATTCGACTATCAGCTCTGGAGCAACTTCCAGCAGAAGGAGTTGGAGCAGGAGGGTCGAGCCATCCTCCGTTATGAAAATGAACTCGTGAGCAAACTCGCGGCACAAGCGATGTTGATCGACTTTCACGGAGCCATCATACCGTCGGTCCAAAGCGCAGTCTTGACCAGTCAGATCGGTGAACGCCTGTCTGCAGAACATCCGTTCTGCGTCATGTGGCACGATCGCGACGGACGCCGCTATTACAGCATGCGCTCGAGAGAGGACGGGACTGATGTGGGAGCCATTGCCGCTTCCTTCGGCGGTGGCGGCCATACTCATGCGGCCGGATTTTCAGTCCTGCTGGGCCCCGATGGCACCTTGCCGGATAACCCGGCACTGCCTCGATCGGTCATCGACCGTCGCCGCCCTCCCTCGCAATAAGGGCACCGTGATCCCGCTGCACGACGATAACCCAACCGAGCTGACGCCGGTGGTCACGGTCATTACTATCGCGGCCTGCGTCCTCGTCTTTCTCTACCAGATCAGCCTTCCTGCCGGCCCTGACAATACCTTCGTCTTCCAGTACGGGGCGATTCCGGCTCTTGTATTCGGACAGGCAGGCCTCCCAGAAATGGATGTGGCCATTCCCGCCTATGCCACGTTGATCACGAGCATGTTTCTCCACGGTGGCTGGATGCACCTCATCGGCAATATGCTGTACCTCTGGGTCTTCGGGAATAACATCGAAGACGTCATGGGCCATACGAAATACGCTCTGTTCTACCTCTCATGCGGGACCCTCGCCGCCTTGAGTCACGCCGTAACCGATCCGTCTTCGACTGTTCCCATGGTCGGAGCCAGCGGCGCCATTTCCGGTGTCTTAGGCGCCTACGTGCTGCTATTTCCACGAGCCCGCGTGTTGGTGTTGATACCGGGCCTGGGCCTCACGAAGGTGGCGGCCGGCTTCGTCCTCGGCATGTGGTTCGTGATGCAACTCTTCAGCGGGGGGATGAGCTTCGGCAGTAAGGGCGGAGGAGTGGCCTTCTTTGCCCATATCGGCGGGTTTCTCGCTGGAATGGCGCTGATCGGTCTGTTCAAGCGCCCGAACGTGCCCTTCTTTGGCGCAAGAGACAGAGGCCGGCGGGAAAACTAGCAGGAGGCTAGTTTCTCTAGTCTATTGGGGGTTGTCTCATGTGGTTGATTGAACCAAACTAGCCACATACACCCGCACAAGCAGCCGGGACTCATGCATCTAGCAGTTCACGCACTTTTTCCACCAACCCAGTTTGTCGATAGGGGCGCCGCAAGAGATATTTCGGGTTGAGGCGATGAGACACCATCGCCTCGTCGTCATAACCAGAGACAAAGAGCGGTTTCATCATCGGATGTTGCGCCAGCAACCGTGTGGCTAAGTCACGCCCGCCAATCTCCGGCATCATGAGATCGCTCACGGTCACATGGACGGCTCCAGGATGTTGCTGCGTGAGCAACAACGCTTCAACGGACGAGCTCGCCTCCAAAACTTGATAGCGATGCCGTAGCAGCGTGGAGAGTGCGAGCTTGCGGTCAATTTCATTCGCATCCACCAAGAGAACCGTCTCCTGACCTTTGGCTGAAACCTGTGTCTGGAGTGATGGCGCGAGCGGCCGACCCTGTGGTGCACAGGGAAGCACCACCCGCACCACGGTGCCTTGGCCAGGCTGACTCACCACATCGACCTGACCTGCACTTTGTTTCACGATGCCATAGACTGCGGTAAGTCCAAGTCCCACATTCATTTCTTTTGTGGAGAAGAAGGGCTCAAACATGTGCGACTGGGTCTCGAGACTCATCCCGCTTCCCGTATCGCTCACTTGAATCAGCACCTTGGACTGGTGCCCCCCCTTGCCACTCACCGATACACTCTCATGCCCACTGGACACGGGCTTCGCCTCAATCCGAAGCCGACCACCCTGTGGCATGGCCTCTCGTGCATTGACCGCAAGATGCAGCAGGACCTGTTCGAGACCTTCACGGTCAACCTCGACATCCATCGATGCATTGTCGATAAGGAGGTCCAGCTCAATCGACGCAGGCAGCAACCCTCTGATCACTCCACGAATCTCCTCCAGCACGGCCTTGACCGACAGCACCTGCCGAAAGTGGCCGTCATGGAGGCCCAGTCCGGACAATTGAGCCGTCAAGGCCGCGGCCTGACCTCCGCTTCGAAAGATGTCATCGACCGGCCGATACAGCGGGTCGCCCGCTTTGAGGGAGGATAGGACAACGCCCGTCTGCCGCCCGATCACGGAAACCAGATGACTGAGTTCGTCGGCAATCCCTCCGGCAACTCGACCAATCGCCTCCATCTTCTGCGCTTCAAGTAATTGCTTCTCCAGGCCTTGCCGTTCTTGCTGCTCCTGCCGAACTTGCTCATTCGCTCGTGAGAGATCCCCCTTGAGCGCCTTGATACGAACCTCCAACTGGTCACGCGAGGCTTGCAAGGCCTGCTCAGTTTCTTTCAAGGTCTCGATACTCTCCATCAAGAATGACTTCTGTTGCCGTTCGGCCCCAATCGTTTGCAACGCCAGTCCGTAGAATGTTGCCATCACCAATAACACCGGCACCCCCAACAGATGCCCGACCGTCAATGAACCAGTTTGGACGACCCCTTGATAGAGGGTGAATCCATATCCGGCACAAAGCAGCAGGGAAAAGGCGATGACGTGGGAGAGCCTCCGCACCGAAGCGGCAATGAGCATGAGCAGAAAATACGACAGATAGAGATCCGAGCGAGCATTACCGGACAGGTAGATTGTTGCAGTGACGAATACCGTATCGATCCCGATCAGAGCTCCGCTGAACCATGAAGCCTGCAGAATTGAGATCGGCACCAATAACAGACAAAGAACCATCGCCGCCAACCCGCCGACCATCACTTCACTTGTCACTTGGCTTGCGAGAAGTCCCCCCCCTGATAATAGCTGGTAGGCCAACATGACCCCAACCAGCGACTGAAGCACGACGTATCGTGGACGTGAAATCGCACTGTCGTACCGCGAGTCGTCCAACAGCGGCTCAGCACGATTCTCAGAAGGGAGAGTGCGACTGCTCATCTGCATGATCTCCTGTTGGGCTACCAAAGACTCGCAGGATGCTGAGCGAGTCGGTCGGTCGTGGCCTCTCGTGCCAACATCGTTTTCTTGCAACCGGCTCAGAGTGGAGCAAGTCCTGTACCGATACCCCAACAGAGGAGAACCCCGCCATTCCCAGTAACTACGCACTGAGAAGGTGAACCGTTTTATCCATCTCCCTACAGCAGTTCACAAAATAGAACGGTACGTGATGGCCAGAAAGTGGCTCACAGATTGGCTTTGCCTGATTACCTAGGCCGATAAAGTTGTCGCTCCCGCGGCAGCATCCTGTCGGTTGATGCCGGATAGGAACCAGACACAAACATGAAAGTGTTTATGCTAAAGGGAGGGAACCGTTCGCCAGGCCGTCACGAAACGGTTTCGCACGATCGAGAGCAAGACCGAGTGTCTCGCCGAGAAATGTGACATGTCCCATCTTGCGACGGGAACGAATCTCGCGTTTACCATAGAGGTGGAGCACTGCGCCAGGGATGTCCAGCAGGGCTCGACAACCTGAGCCATGTGTAATAGCCGCGACATCATTCCCGATGAGATTCACCATGACGGCTGGGCTCAACAGACGCACTTCACCAAGCGGCATTCCACTAGCCGTACGAACCTGTTGCTCAAACTGAGACACACTGCAGGCATCAAGCGTGTAATGGCCAGAATTATGGGGCCGAGGCGCGATTTCGTTGATGAGCAGTTCTCCGCTAGACAGCTGAAATAATTCGAGGCAGAAGACCCCAACCCCTTCCAGACGATCCACGACCTGACGTGCAAGAGCGGCCGCTCGTTCGGCCACAATGGGAGATGCCAACGCCGGCACTATGGTGGTCCGAAGAATCCCCTCTTCATGTTCATTCTCAGCCAACGGATAGGTGCAGCTCTGTCCATCAGATCCGCGGACCACCAGGATCGAAAGTTCACGTTCAAACGGCACATAGGCCTCCACGATCCATCGTATGCCTGGGCGGCCGGATTCCAATAATGCCCGTTCCACCTCCTGGACATCGGACTCCTGGCCAATGCGCCACTGGCCTTTGCCGTCATAACCGGCCGTCGCCGTCTTACAAAATGCGGGATAGCCAACCTGTCGGACGGTTGCCGCCAATTGATCGGGTGCTGTCAAGGTGACAAACGAAGGAACGGGAAATCCGTTGGAGGCCAAGAACCCCTTTTGTTCGAGGCGATCCTGA
The sequence above is a segment of the Nitrospirota bacterium genome. Coding sequences within it:
- a CDS encoding rhomboid family intramembrane serine protease, which translates into the protein MIPLHDDNPTELTPVVTVITIAACVLVFLYQISLPAGPDNTFVFQYGAIPALVFGQAGLPEMDVAIPAYATLITSMFLHGGWMHLIGNMLYLWVFGNNIEDVMGHTKYALFYLSCGTLAALSHAVTDPSSTVPMVGASGAISGVLGAYVLLFPRARVLVLIPGLGLTKVAAGFVLGMWFVMQLFSGGMSFGSKGGGVAFFAHIGGFLAGMALIGLFKRPNVPFFGARDRGRREN
- a CDS encoding ATP-binding protein; this encodes MSSRTLPSENRAEPLLDDSRYDSAISRPRYVVLQSLVGVMLAYQLLSGGGLLASQVTSEVMVGGLAAMVLCLLLVPISILQASWFSGALIGIDTVFVTATIYLSGNARSDLYLSYFLLMLIAASVRRLSHVIAFSLLLCAGYGFTLYQGVVQTGSLTVGHLLGVPVLLVMATFYGLALQTIGAERQQKSFLMESIETLKETEQALQASRDQLEVRIKALKGDLSRANEQVRQEQQERQGLEKQLLEAQKMEAIGRVAGGIADELSHLVSVIGRQTGVVLSSLKAGDPLYRPVDDIFRSGGQAAALTAQLSGLGLHDGHFRQVLSVKAVLEEIRGVIRGLLPASIELDLLIDNASMDVEVDREGLEQVLLHLAVNAREAMPQGGRLRIEAKPVSSGHESVSVSGKGGHQSKVLIQVSDTGSGMSLETQSHMFEPFFSTKEMNVGLGLTAVYGIVKQSAGQVDVVSQPGQGTVVRVVLPCAPQGRPLAPSLQTQVSAKGQETVLLVDANEIDRKLALSTLLRHRYQVLEASSSVEALLLTQQHPGAVHVTVSDLMMPEIGGRDLATRLLAQHPMMKPLFVSGYDDEAMVSHRLNPKYLLRRPYRQTGLVEKVRELLDA
- a CDS encoding 5-(carboxyamino)imidazole ribonucleotide synthase, giving the protein MKAEVIEPGSVLGVLGGGQLGAMFTLAARRLGYQVAVWDPDPEAPAHRLATYNFSVPFNDQPSLVRFVDLVSAVTYEWENIPAELCRALEQQKPVRPSSAVLNVIQDRLEQKGFLASNGFPVPSFVTLTAPDQLAATVRQVGYPAFCKTATAGYDGKGQWRIGQESDVQEVERALLESGRPGIRWIVEAYVPFERELSILVVRGSDGQSCTYPLAENEHEEGILRTTIVPALASPIVAERAAALARQVVDRLEGVGVFCLELFQLSSGELLINEIAPRPHNSGHYTLDACSVSQFEQQVRTASGMPLGEVRLLSPAVMVNLIGNDVAAITHGSGCRALLDIPGAVLHLYGKREIRSRRKMGHVTFLGETLGLALDRAKPFRDGLANGSLPLA